In a single window of the Azospirillum sp. B510 genome:
- a CDS encoding IS5-like element ISAzs10 family transposase: MRGSDERSEGLFSYVSCEARVPATHPLRPIRAIVDEALEVMSPAFEGLYSKIGRPSIPPEKLLRALLLQAFYSVRSERQLMEQLDYNLLFRWFVGLSMDAPVWDVTVFTKNRERLLAGDVAAKFLATVLGQPKVKALLSDEHFSVDGTLIEAWASVKSFRPKDGSGEPPGPGRNGERDFHGEKRSNETHASTSDPEARLYRKGNGQPAKLAFMGHALMENRNALVVNVRLTAATGLAEREAAVSMVEAIPGRHRITVGADKAYDTKDFVANMRELGAAPHVAQNTRNRRSAIDGRTTRHPGYAVSLRIRKRIEEVFGWIKGAGLRKTRHRGTARVGWMFTLTAAAYNLIRLPKLLAAA; encoded by the coding sequence ATGCGGGGCTCGGACGAACGCAGCGAGGGTCTTTTCAGCTACGTGAGCTGCGAGGCACGGGTTCCGGCGACCCATCCATTGCGGCCGATCCGGGCCATCGTGGACGAAGCGCTGGAGGTGATGTCACCGGCGTTCGAGGGGCTGTACTCCAAGATCGGCCGGCCGTCGATCCCGCCGGAAAAGCTGCTGCGGGCGCTGCTGCTCCAGGCCTTCTACTCGGTGCGCTCGGAACGCCAGCTGATGGAACAGCTCGACTATAACCTGCTGTTCCGCTGGTTCGTCGGCTTGTCGATGGACGCTCCGGTGTGGGACGTGACGGTGTTCACCAAGAACCGGGAGCGTCTGCTGGCCGGGGATGTGGCGGCCAAGTTCCTGGCCACCGTGCTGGGCCAGCCGAAGGTGAAAGCGCTGCTGTCGGACGAGCACTTCTCGGTGGACGGGACGCTGATCGAAGCCTGGGCCAGCGTGAAGAGCTTCCGGCCCAAAGATGGCAGCGGTGAGCCGCCGGGGCCGGGACGCAACGGCGAACGCGACTTTCACGGCGAGAAGCGGTCCAACGAGACCCATGCCTCGACCAGCGACCCCGAGGCGCGGCTGTACCGCAAGGGCAACGGGCAGCCGGCGAAGCTGGCCTTCATGGGTCATGCGTTGATGGAGAACCGGAACGCCCTGGTGGTCAATGTCCGGCTCACCGCGGCGACCGGCTTGGCCGAGCGCGAGGCGGCGGTGTCCATGGTCGAGGCCATCCCCGGCCGCCACCGCATCACGGTGGGCGCCGACAAGGCCTACGACACCAAGGATTTCGTGGCGAACATGCGCGAGTTGGGCGCCGCCCCGCACGTCGCCCAGAACACCCGCAACCGCCGCTCGGCCATCGACGGCCGAACCACCCGCCACCCCGGCTATGCAGTCAGCCTACGAATCCGCAAGCGCATCGAGGAGGTGTTCGGCTGGATCAAAGGGGCCGGGCTACGCAAGACCCGCCATCGCGGCACGGCCCGTGTCGGCTGGATGTTCACCCTGACCGCCGCCGCCTACAACCTGATCCGCCTGCCAAAGCTACTGGCGGCGGCATAA
- a CDS encoding IS1380-like element ISAzs3 family transposase, whose protein sequence is MVDHTLPLPGLSPVAGKPVIGRFDGGRLSSDGGLLVLREVAKRLRIADRLAACIEDPRDPTRTVHSLADIIGFRLLAIAAGYEDGNDAGSLRSDPLFKMALERLPSERDLCSQATISRLENLPDTRALLRMGRAMVDLYCASFRQVPKRIVLDVDDTFDTVHGGQQLRLFNAHYDEYGFQPIVVFDGNGRFVTAVLRPAKRPKGTEIRTFLRRLLRAIRANWPKTEILLRADGHYACPEVLDWCEAEGLDYVLGLPTSSTLRRHVTTLEASTAARFQAMPGADKVRRFKEFYDGASTWSRVRRIVARVEAGDQGTDSRFIVTNLRHGTGRWLYAGLYCARGQAENHIKAWKSHLAADRTSCTKATANQFRLFLHAGAYWLLWSLRSLMPKRSRWRTVQFDTLRLRLVKTAARIVEMKTQIKVHLPTSAPDQAIIHLALGRMPRLIC, encoded by the coding sequence ATGGTTGATCATACCCTGCCGCTGCCCGGCCTGTCACCCGTTGCTGGAAAGCCGGTGATCGGGCGCTTTGATGGCGGCCGCCTGTCCTCCGATGGCGGGCTGCTGGTGCTGCGGGAGGTGGCGAAGCGGCTGCGGATTGCCGATCGGCTGGCCGCCTGTATTGAGGACCCGCGCGATCCAACGCGCACCGTGCATTCGCTGGCCGACATCATCGGCTTTCGCCTGCTGGCCATCGCGGCGGGCTACGAGGACGGCAACGACGCCGGCAGCCTACGCTCCGACCCGCTGTTCAAGATGGCCCTGGAACGCCTGCCGTCCGAGCGTGACCTTTGCTCGCAAGCCACCATCTCGCGCCTGGAGAACCTGCCGGATACCCGCGCACTGCTGCGCATGGGCCGAGCCATGGTCGATCTCTACTGCGCGTCCTTTCGCCAGGTGCCCAAGCGCATCGTGCTGGATGTAGACGACACCTTCGACACGGTGCATGGCGGTCAGCAGTTGCGCCTGTTCAACGCCCATTACGACGAGTACGGCTTCCAGCCCATCGTTGTCTTCGACGGCAACGGCCGCTTTGTCACCGCTGTGCTGCGCCCAGCCAAGCGGCCCAAGGGGACGGAGATCCGGACCTTCCTGCGTCGCCTGCTCCGCGCCATTCGGGCAAACTGGCCCAAGACCGAGATCCTGCTGCGCGCCGACGGCCATTACGCCTGCCCGGAGGTGCTGGACTGGTGCGAGGCGGAGGGGCTCGACTACGTGCTCGGTCTGCCGACCAGCAGCACACTGCGCCGTCACGTCACCACGCTGGAGGCCAGCACCGCGGCGCGCTTCCAGGCCATGCCCGGAGCCGACAAGGTGCGCCGCTTCAAGGAATTCTATGACGGGGCCAGCACCTGGAGCCGGGTCCGCCGCATCGTCGCGCGCGTCGAGGCAGGAGACCAGGGCACCGACAGCCGCTTCATCGTCACCAACCTACGCCACGGCACGGGTCGCTGGCTGTATGCCGGCCTGTATTGCGCGAGGGGACAGGCGGAAAATCATATAAAAGCCTGGAAATCCCACCTTGCCGCAGACCGGACCTCCTGCACCAAGGCGACGGCCAACCAGTTCCGCCTGTTCCTGCACGCCGGGGCGTACTGGCTGCTGTGGAGCCTGCGCTCGCTGATGCCGAAACGCTCCCGCTGGCGCACGGTGCAATTCGACACCTTGCGGCTGCGCTTGGTGAAGACCGCCGCGCGTATCGTGGAGATGAAGACGCAGATCAAGGTGCACCTGCCGACCAGCGCGCCTGATCAGGCGATCATCCACCTCGCCCTCGGCCGCATGCCCCGGCTCATCTGCTGA
- the istA gene encoding IS21-like element ISAzs2 family transposase — MPRARSDMRRIREVLRLRDEFGASQRQIADACRLPRSTVRDYLERLRASGLQYADVLGWTDVELEERLFPPPVTSARPVPDWRHISRELGRRGVTLRLLWEEYLEVHPGGYRYTQFVQHFRAWQGAHAEPRLRREHRPGAAIEVDYAGMTLTVGLGAEARQAQVFVACLPYSGYVYAEATWTQQAEEWLASHARLFEHLGGVPGKLVPDNLKVGVSHASFYDPAINPAYHDLARHYRTAVLPARVRRPRDKPSAENGVQQVERRVLAPLRDTPFATLDAANAALRDKLATLNAAPLSRRPQDTRAGLFAAEEQPTLRPLPPDRFVPGTWARHKVPPDYHLALDGGVYSVPHTLIGKTVDVHSTAGVISVFLRGKRMACHVRRQDGATVTLDAHRPANHRAVARFTPDAIQTELAAIGPAAALLFERILAGADHPEQAVRAGIGLIRLAATHGTSRLEQACQAALEANVGSYRYVQRWLTAPPATTADAAGAGEHTNLRGPSYYH; from the coding sequence ATGCCCCGAGCGAGGTCGGACATGCGGCGGATCAGAGAAGTCCTTCGTCTGCGGGATGAGTTTGGCGCCAGCCAACGGCAGATTGCCGATGCCTGCCGGCTGCCGCGCAGCACCGTGCGCGATTACCTGGAGCGGCTACGGGCCTCCGGGCTGCAGTACGCGGATGTGCTGGGCTGGACGGACGTCGAGCTGGAGGAGCGGCTGTTCCCGCCTCCGGTCACGTCGGCGCGCCCGGTGCCCGACTGGCGGCACATCAGCCGGGAACTCGGCCGCCGTGGCGTAACGCTGCGGCTGCTGTGGGAGGAATACCTGGAGGTCCATCCCGGCGGCTATCGCTACACCCAATTCGTCCAGCATTTCCGGGCATGGCAGGGTGCTCATGCCGAGCCGCGTCTGCGCCGGGAACATCGGCCGGGGGCGGCGATCGAGGTTGATTACGCTGGGATGACGCTGACCGTCGGGCTCGGCGCTGAGGCGCGGCAGGCCCAGGTGTTTGTCGCCTGCCTGCCGTATTCGGGCTACGTCTATGCCGAGGCGACCTGGACCCAGCAGGCGGAGGAGTGGCTGGCCTCCCACGCCCGGCTGTTCGAACATCTGGGCGGCGTGCCGGGCAAGCTGGTGCCGGATAACCTCAAGGTCGGCGTCAGCCACGCCTCCTTCTACGATCCGGCGATCAACCCGGCTTATCACGATCTCGCCCGGCACTACCGCACCGCCGTCCTGCCGGCCCGGGTGCGGCGCCCGCGCGACAAGCCCAGCGCCGAGAACGGCGTGCAGCAGGTCGAGCGGCGGGTGCTGGCCCCGCTGCGCGATACGCCCTTCGCCACGCTGGACGCCGCCAACGCGGCCTTGCGCGACAAGCTGGCCACCCTCAATGCCGCTCCCTTGAGCCGCCGGCCGCAGGACACGCGCGCCGGCCTGTTCGCCGCCGAGGAGCAGCCGACCCTGCGCCCCTTGCCGCCGGACCGCTTCGTGCCGGGCACCTGGGCGCGCCACAAGGTCCCGCCCGACTATCATCTCGCTCTCGACGGCGGCGTCTACTCGGTGCCCCACACGCTGATCGGCAAGACGGTCGACGTGCACAGCACCGCCGGCGTGATCAGCGTCTTCCTGCGCGGCAAGCGGATGGCCTGCCATGTCCGCCGGCAGGACGGCGCCACCGTGACGCTGGACGCCCATCGCCCCGCCAACCACCGGGCCGTCGCCCGCTTCACCCCCGATGCCATCCAGACCGAACTGGCCGCCATCGGCCCGGCCGCCGCGCTGCTGTTCGAACGCATCCTGGCCGGCGCCGATCACCCCGAACAGGCGGTGCGGGCCGGGATCGGCCTGATCCGCTTGGCGGCCACCCACGGCACCAGCCGGCTGGAGCAAGCCTGCCAGGCGGCGCTGGAGGCCAACGTCGGATCCTACCGCTACGTCCAGCGCTGGTTGACCGCTCCCCCGGCCACAACGGCGGACGCGGCCGGTGCCGGCGAGCACACCAATCTGCGCGGCCCTTCCTACTATCACTGA
- the istB gene encoding IS21-like element ISAzs2 family helper ATPase IstB, with protein sequence MMKHVNHERLRQLRLYGMAKGLEALERLPDRGQLAFDEQLGTLIEREAAERANTALASRLKRARLRQTACLEDLDLRTPRGLDRGVVRELATGRWVKENRPVLITGPTGIGKTWLACALGNQAAREGHSVLYTRLTRLLDDLATARLDGSLARLLRRIARLDLLILDDWAMTELTAPQRLDLMEVIDDRHDRAATMLATQVPVANWHRLIGDATYADAILDRLVHRAYRIDLHGDSMRRTKADAASETPDT encoded by the coding sequence ATGATGAAGCACGTCAACCACGAGCGGCTGCGCCAGTTGCGGCTGTACGGCATGGCCAAGGGGTTGGAGGCGCTGGAACGCCTGCCCGATCGCGGCCAACTGGCCTTCGACGAGCAGTTGGGCACGCTGATCGAGCGGGAAGCGGCAGAGCGCGCCAACACCGCACTCGCCAGCCGACTGAAACGTGCCCGGCTGCGCCAGACGGCCTGCCTGGAGGACCTCGACCTGCGCACCCCGCGTGGGCTCGATCGCGGTGTTGTGCGCGAGCTGGCCACCGGGCGCTGGGTGAAGGAGAACCGGCCGGTTCTGATCACCGGCCCGACCGGGATCGGCAAGACCTGGCTGGCCTGTGCACTCGGCAACCAGGCGGCGCGGGAAGGCCACAGCGTACTCTACACCCGGCTGACCCGCCTGCTGGACGATCTGGCCACCGCCCGCCTGGACGGTTCGCTCGCCCGGCTGCTGCGACGGATCGCCCGGCTCGACCTGCTGATCCTGGATGACTGGGCGATGACCGAGCTGACCGCGCCTCAGCGCCTGGACCTGATGGAGGTGATCGATGACCGCCACGACCGGGCCGCAACCATGCTGGCCACCCAAGTTCCCGTGGCCAACTGGCATCGGCTCATCGGCGATGCCACCTACGCCGACGCCATCCTCGACCGCCTCGTGCATCGGGCCTACCGCATCGACCTGCATGGCGACTCCATGCGCCGCACCAAGGCCGATGCCGCCAGCGAAACCCCCGACACCTAA
- a CDS encoding IS110 family transposase, whose amino-acid sequence MSSTSNSTAIRVDLGAIFVSLELSQSKWLVTSLTPGGGEKMSKHLVKAGDIGDLLLRFAELRRKALVRTGQIFPIVVIQEAGLDGFWIHRVLLQEGIESHVVDPASVAISRRRRRAKTDRIDSEALVRTLLAYKRGEPRVCAMVRPPTPEEEDRRRIARERKVLVNERVAHVNRIKGLLYSHGVGAYEPLRRDRRERLDELRTGDGRPLPPHLQAQISRELDRLELVLAQIKDIERASTDMLTAEALAFPGAALLLGLKGIGAAAAAVLWGEGLCRHFDNRRQVAAYAGLAPTPWQSGQVDHEQGVSKSGNPRLRTTLIQIAWLWNRHQPDSALTLWFKCVFRRIRPGVSVESAHRFGESAHPNCKLVGAGAEPWIYVMKVVGLVAKHRP is encoded by the coding sequence ATGTCCAGCACATCCAATTCCACCGCCATTCGTGTCGATCTCGGCGCGATCTTCGTTTCGCTTGAGCTGAGCCAGTCGAAATGGCTGGTCACATCACTGACGCCGGGTGGTGGCGAGAAGATGTCGAAACATCTGGTCAAGGCAGGGGATATTGGTGACCTGCTTTTGCGATTTGCGGAATTACGACGCAAGGCTCTGGTTCGGACTGGGCAAATCTTTCCAATTGTTGTGATCCAGGAAGCAGGGTTGGACGGCTTCTGGATTCATCGGGTCCTACTCCAGGAAGGGATCGAAAGTCACGTTGTCGACCCGGCATCGGTAGCGATTTCGCGCCGCCGTCGTCGGGCAAAGACCGACAGGATTGACAGCGAGGCGCTCGTCCGAACGTTGCTGGCCTACAAGCGGGGCGAGCCTCGCGTTTGTGCAATGGTAAGGCCGCCAACGCCTGAAGAGGAAGACCGGCGGCGGATCGCGCGGGAACGCAAGGTACTGGTCAATGAACGGGTAGCGCACGTCAATCGGATCAAGGGGCTGCTCTACAGTCATGGCGTCGGAGCTTATGAACCGCTGCGGCGCGATCGCCGGGAGCGGCTTGATGAGCTCCGTACCGGAGATGGCCGCCCATTGCCACCCCACCTGCAGGCGCAGATTTCGCGGGAGCTTGACCGCCTTGAACTGGTGCTTGCACAGATAAAGGACATCGAGCGGGCGAGTACCGACATGCTTACCGCAGAGGCGCTCGCATTTCCCGGCGCCGCTCTGTTGCTGGGCCTGAAAGGGATTGGAGCGGCGGCCGCGGCCGTGTTGTGGGGCGAAGGGCTTTGCCGGCATTTCGACAACCGCAGACAGGTCGCCGCCTACGCGGGCCTCGCGCCGACACCCTGGCAGAGTGGCCAGGTGGATCACGAGCAGGGAGTTTCAAAATCAGGTAATCCACGTCTGCGCACGACGTTGATCCAGATCGCCTGGCTGTGGAACCGCCACCAGCCGGATTCCGCACTGACGCTTTGGTTTAAGTGCGTATTTCGGCGAATTCGCCCAGGCGTTTCGGTTGAAAGCGCCCACCGTTTCGGCGAAAGCGCCCACCCGAATTGCAAGCTGGTGGGAGCCGGGGCCGAACCCTGGATTTACGTTATGAAGGTTGTGGGTTTGGTTGCCAAGCACCGGCCTTAG
- a CDS encoding YkvA family protein produces the protein MAVAAYALIPIDLIPDFIPVLGYLDDLLIVPLGILLVVRLIPPELLAEHRAAAAARQSARPVSIAAAAVMIALWLAAGLLL, from the coding sequence ATGGCGGTCGCCGCCTATGCGCTGATCCCGATCGACCTGATCCCCGACTTCATCCCGGTGCTGGGCTATCTGGACGATCTGCTGATCGTGCCGCTCGGCATCCTGCTGGTGGTCCGCCTGATCCCGCCGGAGCTTCTCGCCGAACACCGAGCCGCGGCCGCCGCGCGCCAGTCCGCCCGGCCGGTTAGCATCGCCGCCGCCGCGGTCATGATCGCCCTGTGGCTGGCGGCGGGCCTCCTGCTGTGA
- a CDS encoding HAD-IIIA family hydrolase — MPKPLLPVGGRPFLGHLVDELVRQGFDDILLLAGYRGDRMDSFCAEMQRPGLRLVCVTETEPAGTGGALRLAADLLDTQFLLLNGDTLFDINLNDLAAPPLPADGSILARMALRRVPDTARYGAITLENGQVTAMHEKGRTGEGLINGGLYLLDRRAVDRLPASPCSIEAGLFPRLAAEGAVEGRIYDRFFLDIGVPDDFALAQNAIPASRRRRAAFFDRDGVLNEDIGFAHRPDQITWMPGAREAVKRLNDAGFLVFVVTNQAGVARGLYSEEHVRTLHRWMQQELRAVGAHVDAFYHCPHHPEHGQPPYRTDCDCRKPEPGMLLQAMAEWPVEPKGSFLIGDRDTDLQAAQRAGIEGTLYRGGDLDAIVAGILARSMDGPRAG; from the coding sequence ATGCCGAAGCCCCTCCTGCCGGTGGGGGGGCGACCGTTCCTCGGCCATCTGGTCGATGAACTGGTCCGGCAGGGCTTCGACGACATCCTGCTGCTGGCTGGCTATCGCGGCGACCGGATGGATAGCTTCTGCGCGGAGATGCAGCGCCCGGGCCTGCGGCTGGTCTGTGTGACGGAGACGGAGCCCGCCGGCACCGGCGGCGCCCTGCGGCTGGCGGCGGATCTGCTGGACACGCAGTTTCTGCTGCTGAACGGTGACACGCTGTTCGACATCAACCTCAACGACCTTGCGGCCCCGCCTTTGCCGGCCGATGGCAGCATCCTGGCGAGGATGGCGCTGCGCCGGGTTCCAGACACCGCCCGTTATGGCGCCATTACCCTGGAGAACGGCCAGGTCACCGCCATGCATGAGAAGGGGCGGACGGGGGAGGGGCTGATCAATGGCGGCCTCTATCTGCTCGACCGTCGCGCGGTCGACCGCCTGCCGGCGTCGCCCTGCTCCATCGAAGCCGGCCTGTTCCCACGGCTGGCGGCGGAAGGTGCCGTTGAGGGGCGAATCTATGACCGCTTCTTCCTGGATATCGGCGTGCCCGACGATTTCGCCCTGGCCCAGAACGCCATTCCCGCCAGCCGTCGCCGCAGGGCCGCCTTCTTCGACCGCGACGGCGTGCTGAACGAGGACATCGGCTTCGCCCACCGCCCCGACCAGATCACCTGGATGCCGGGAGCGCGGGAGGCGGTGAAACGGTTGAACGATGCCGGCTTCCTGGTCTTCGTCGTCACCAACCAGGCCGGGGTCGCCCGCGGCCTCTACAGCGAGGAACATGTGCGCACCCTGCACCGCTGGATGCAGCAGGAGTTGCGCGCCGTTGGCGCCCATGTCGACGCCTTTTATCACTGCCCGCACCATCCCGAGCATGGCCAGCCGCCCTATCGCACCGACTGCGACTGCCGCAAGCCGGAACCGGGGATGCTGTTGCAGGCGATGGCGGAGTGGCCGGTGGAACCGAAGGGCAGCTTCCTGATCGGCGACCGCGACACCGACCTGCAGGCGGCGCAGCGGGCGGGCATCGAGGGAACGCTCTACCGCGGCGGCGATCTCGACGCCATCGTCGCCGGCATTCTGGCACGCTCCATGGACGGGCCGCGGGCGGGATGA